One Streptomyces sp. R28 DNA window includes the following coding sequences:
- a CDS encoding TetR/AcrR family transcriptional regulator: MSVASQSVGRRERNKQEKLDRIVAAASELFAEHGVDEVTTQQIADQADIGTGTLFLYAKTKGELLLLVQNAKYAEALEQGRADAEAIPGVLDAVLAIVRPIVECNRTQIDNGRTYLREMAFGDPEEPRHGEALAIVAQTEEAIAAVLRRDQRVTEGDAATLAHIVSAVMFLSMAASVNIALSVEEIMQDIRRQVDVLLPR; the protein is encoded by the coding sequence ATGTCTGTCGCCTCCCAGTCGGTCGGACGGCGCGAGCGGAACAAGCAGGAAAAGCTCGACCGCATCGTCGCTGCCGCCAGTGAACTGTTCGCCGAACACGGCGTCGATGAGGTCACGACCCAGCAGATCGCCGACCAGGCCGACATCGGCACCGGGACCCTGTTCCTTTATGCCAAGACCAAGGGCGAACTCCTCCTCCTTGTCCAGAACGCCAAGTACGCCGAAGCACTTGAGCAGGGCCGGGCGGACGCCGAGGCCATCCCAGGCGTGCTGGACGCGGTGCTGGCGATCGTCCGGCCGATCGTCGAGTGCAACCGCACCCAGATCGACAACGGACGCACCTACCTGCGAGAGATGGCCTTCGGCGACCCCGAGGAGCCCCGGCACGGCGAAGCACTTGCCATCGTCGCGCAGACCGAGGAGGCCATCGCCGCCGTGCTGCGCCGAGACCAGCGGGTCACAGAGGGCGACGCCGCGACACTGGCACACATCGTGTCCGCCGTGATGTTCCTCAGCATGGCGGCGAGCGTGAACATCGCCTTGAGCGTCGAGGAGATCATGCAGGACATCCGCAGGCAGGTCGACGTCCTGCTGCCTCGCTGA